The Paenibacillus sp. FSL R7-0204 genome includes a region encoding these proteins:
- a CDS encoding ketopantoate reductase family protein, whose protein sequence is MRILFFGRGVISTQYAWAFEQAGHTVEFYVRQGRKETFGSSIELEMWDARKGKQLIKEHWNVKLHEEIRPDYDLIIVSVNTEQLPAAAQLLSTTAGNTPVLIFNNLWQDLKSSISPLSMNNVVFGFPGGGGGIEDNRLRGGFLKVLFLEQPRVGTETINNKVKELLESAHFKIRWIKDMQNWLWNHFAMNAAMETEVLRRGSFPAILDYSDSFANVGRNMREIIPVIKARGGKADATSLLLTKIPPALLGTLFNKLVFAKGSLPRLFMEYNNSKAGFAIHEVVQEAKKLGIALPRLAAALENSGQHKVEVSG, encoded by the coding sequence ATGCGAATTTTATTTTTCGGCAGAGGTGTCATATCAACCCAATATGCTTGGGCTTTTGAACAGGCAGGACATACAGTGGAGTTCTACGTTAGACAAGGGAGAAAAGAAACCTTCGGCAGCAGCATCGAGCTTGAAATGTGGGACGCACGAAAAGGGAAACAGCTCATAAAAGAACACTGGAACGTCAAATTGCATGAGGAGATCCGACCAGATTATGACCTCATTATTGTAAGTGTCAACACGGAGCAGCTTCCGGCAGCAGCACAACTATTATCGACTACTGCTGGGAACACGCCTGTCCTCATCTTTAATAACCTTTGGCAGGATTTGAAATCATCGATCTCACCCTTGTCTATGAACAATGTGGTCTTTGGATTCCCGGGAGGCGGCGGTGGCATTGAGGACAACAGGCTTAGAGGCGGCTTTTTAAAAGTGCTGTTTCTGGAACAGCCACGGGTAGGCACTGAAACTATTAATAACAAGGTCAAAGAGCTATTGGAAAGTGCCCATTTTAAAATTCGTTGGATCAAGGATATGCAAAACTGGCTATGGAATCACTTTGCCATGAATGCGGCGATGGAGACCGAGGTGTTGAGACGGGGAAGTTTTCCGGCAATCTTGGATTATAGCGACTCCTTCGCAAATGTTGGCAGGAATATGAGGGAGATTATCCCGGTAATAAAAGCCAGAGGCGGAAAAGCTGATGCGACTTCTCTGCTGCTGACTAAGATCCCGCCGGCACTTCTCGGCACGCTGTTTAACAAGCTGGTTTTTGCAAAGGGCAGCTTGCCACGCCTTTTCATGGAATACAACAATAGCAAAGCAGGCTTTGCGATACATGAAGTTGTGCAGGAAGCGAAAAAGTTAGGTATAGCTTTGCCTCGGCTTGCTGCGGCTTTGGAAAACAGTGGACAACACAAAGTAGAGGTATCAGGATAG
- a CDS encoding VOC family protein, translating to MVNGKILGIAYNVIPVKNIKKSAEWFVHHFGFNIRNDRGNYLSLFRDNRPIIDLVESDNDTRAVFEVNGRPRWVVTFFTDDIDSLHMRLTSEGVTARPISDEGIYGKFFVFEDLDGNLFDVWEHKDCELNF from the coding sequence ATGGTAAACGGAAAAATATTAGGAATCGCATATAATGTAATTCCGGTTAAAAATATAAAAAAATCTGCAGAGTGGTTTGTCCATCACTTTGGCTTCAACATTAGAAACGATAGAGGAAACTATCTAAGCTTATTCCGGGATAACCGTCCAATCATAGATCTAGTTGAATCTGATAATGACACTAGAGCGGTTTTTGAGGTGAATGGACGGCCCCGGTGGGTTGTAACATTTTTTACAGATGATATTGACTCGTTGCATATGAGGCTAACATCTGAGGGAGTTACGGCTAGACCCATTAGCGATGAAGGTATTTACGGCAAGTTTTTTGTTTTTGAGGATCTGGATGGGAACCTATTTGATGTATGGGAGCATAAGGATTGTGAGTTGAATTTTTAA
- a CDS encoding LysR family transcriptional regulator translates to MNLHALKIFHTISEKGGVTRAAEELRISQPAVTAQVRNLEKELGIQLLAPKGRGILVTDAGQMLASHAKRLFALERELDEAVREYKAGFSGILRIVATYLPANLLLPEWLALYKQEHPSVEVVLNTANSREAVEGLLQYDAEVAVYGGGWEEQPGIEWEELLEDELWFIVPRNHPYGGQEITLAEMMKVPFILREEGSSTRERLFSLCRALNVSPPKVGLQFNGVNEMVRAVIAGYGAIFISSLAVRDNVERGEVERVMVNGTSLLNPIAVCTRKQEELSPAAAAFLSLVREQSKGWARN, encoded by the coding sequence ATGAATCTTCATGCCCTTAAAATATTTCACACCATTTCTGAAAAAGGCGGAGTCACCCGCGCTGCGGAGGAATTGCGGATCAGTCAGCCTGCGGTTACGGCTCAGGTCCGTAATCTGGAAAAGGAATTAGGCATACAGCTGTTAGCCCCCAAGGGGCGTGGTATCTTAGTGACCGATGCGGGTCAGATGCTGGCCAGCCATGCCAAACGATTGTTTGCATTGGAGCGTGAGCTGGATGAGGCAGTGCGTGAATACAAGGCCGGGTTCAGCGGCATCTTGCGGATTGTAGCAACCTATCTGCCCGCTAATCTGCTGCTGCCGGAATGGCTGGCCCTCTACAAGCAAGAGCATCCTTCCGTAGAGGTGGTCTTGAATACTGCAAATTCTCGGGAAGCGGTGGAGGGGCTGCTACAGTACGATGCCGAGGTAGCCGTATACGGAGGCGGCTGGGAGGAGCAACCGGGCATTGAATGGGAAGAACTTCTGGAGGACGAGCTCTGGTTCATCGTCCCGAGAAACCATCCATACGGCGGACAGGAAATTACTTTAGCGGAGATGATGAAGGTTCCCTTCATTCTGCGTGAAGAGGGAAGTTCTACCCGGGAGCGTCTCTTCTCTTTATGCCGGGCTTTGAACGTGAGTCCTCCCAAGGTCGGTCTACAATTTAATGGGGTGAACGAGATGGTTCGGGCCGTCATCGCGGGTTACGGGGCCATCTTCATTTCCTCCCTGGCGGTTAGGGATAATGTGGAACGCGGGGAAGTGGAGCGTGTGATGGTTAACGGCACTTCGCTGCTGAATCCGATTGCCGTCTGTACCCGGAAGCAGGAGGAATTGTCGCCAGCGGCGGCAGCATTTCTCTCACTGGTCCGGGAGCAGTCGAAAGGATGGGCAAGAAATTAA
- a CDS encoding GerAB/ArcD/ProY family transporter: MKSLSLYNRTTSTPGGIYFVLLVNRMQMHYFILIMPVYLVHSYMVWGIVVMGLLSQLNLMMMSKWFTSSYAAKGYQGFLQLFGKRPVQVFAIFGFLIILLKISIITLGYIEMLHNFIFPSMDTRWLILFILLISLYVASHGMENTLRFVVIAFLCGAWISVMFIPFFFQLDTNYRDLYPLIPTEWSGQSWQGLLFIWSAFSGPVYLVFMVPWLSSNKKISKYLVIGNMMSIMEYVLLFIASVLFYGSHYLRKIDFPIGYMGSYIQTSGLERIDYILISFHMFNYVFDISILLLCFYGAGRIFMRKMKERTTRIGLLSSWFVILISIILMDQWLWQTVPGQKMLLNLQIWTGSCIYLLIPAILFIAVKRKESM; encoded by the coding sequence GTGAAGAGTTTATCCTTATATAATCGAACAACTTCCACCCCTGGCGGCATCTATTTCGTTCTATTAGTGAATCGCATGCAAATGCATTATTTTATTTTAATCATGCCGGTTTATTTGGTTCATTCGTATATGGTGTGGGGCATTGTCGTGATGGGGCTACTGTCTCAGCTTAATTTGATGATGATGTCCAAATGGTTTACTTCCAGTTATGCAGCGAAAGGCTATCAAGGATTTTTACAGCTTTTCGGGAAACGGCCGGTTCAAGTTTTCGCAATATTTGGATTTTTAATAATATTGTTAAAAATTTCAATCATCACACTGGGATACATTGAAATGCTTCATAATTTTATTTTTCCATCTATGGATACAAGGTGGCTGATCCTATTTATTCTTTTGATCAGCTTATATGTGGCTTCACATGGAATGGAGAATACATTGCGTTTTGTCGTCATCGCCTTTCTTTGCGGGGCTTGGATCTCAGTCATGTTTATTCCTTTTTTCTTCCAACTGGATACCAATTACCGCGATTTGTATCCTCTCATACCCACCGAATGGTCAGGACAATCATGGCAAGGTTTGTTGTTTATTTGGTCGGCATTTTCCGGTCCGGTATATTTGGTTTTTATGGTTCCATGGTTAAGCTCCAATAAAAAAATATCGAAATACCTGGTTATTGGAAATATGATGTCGATCATGGAATATGTATTATTGTTCATTGCTTCGGTATTGTTTTACGGATCGCACTACTTACGCAAGATCGATTTTCCGATAGGCTATATGGGAAGCTACATTCAAACGAGCGGTTTAGAACGAATCGATTACATCCTTATCTCTTTCCATATGTTTAATTATGTGTTTGACATTTCAATTCTTCTGTTGTGTTTTTATGGAGCCGGAAGAATCTTTATGAGAAAAATGAAAGAACGCACAACTCGGATTGGTTTATTGTCGAGCTGGTTCGTCATTTTGATAAGCATCATCTTAATGGATCAATGGTTATGGCAAACGGTTCCGGGTCAAAAGATGTTACTGAACCTTCAAATCTGGACCGGCTCATGCATTTATTTACTTATTCCTGCGATCCTTTTCATTGCAGTTAAACGAAAGGAGAGTATGTAG
- a CDS encoding cupin domain-containing protein has protein sequence MKISKHSAEHYIWGDNCDGWHLVKNQDLSVIHEKMPAHTSEVKHYHQQSRQFFFVLTGTATLEIEGDEITLNSQEGVEVAPLVTHQMFNKSNDEIEFLVISQPISKGDRVVVD, from the coding sequence ATGAAAATAAGTAAACACAGTGCTGAACACTATATTTGGGGCGACAATTGCGATGGTTGGCATTTAGTAAAGAATCAAGATTTAAGTGTGATTCATGAAAAAATGCCGGCACATACTTCTGAAGTAAAGCACTATCACCAGCAATCACGTCAATTTTTCTTTGTTTTAACTGGTACAGCGACCCTTGAGATTGAAGGCGATGAGATTACACTCAATTCACAAGAGGGAGTAGAAGTGGCTCCGTTGGTAACTCATCAAATGTTCAACAAGTCAAATGATGAGATAGAATTTCTTGTGATTTCTCAACCTATAAGTAAGGGCGATAGGGTCGTAGTAGATTAG
- the hemW gene encoding radical SAM family heme chaperone HemW produces the protein MNKPVYPFREIGIGHYPMGNTPVSPEDSKRLPSLMNLNQAAASSKLVYVHIPFCDSICPFCPYPKAFNEQGARKDYLAALFRELEMYGMTPQIRNCSVEALYIGGGTPSVLDEEEITALFEQLQATLPMHNIEEITFEGNPASFTAAKLKLLQALGVNRISLGVQTFNDELGRRLGLLQTGEDSLRSIQDSREAGIANVSLDLMYNLPGQTMQEWLEDLAKVVELDIGHVTLFPLKIIPGFGLAKRIASGELPACGGLELEQQMYIEACRYLESQGYSVESTYDFVRPGGHHVYSRKHFDDYLDLLSVGLGAFGDVGGYAYQNVKLLPEYVKNITSGDLPIALGYEVKAEDLPNQFLAMGLRRTAVDRQQFRRKFGVYPEEHFPELFDKFVKEGLVEIREDTIALTRFHGLFWGNNVCKEFCEEQIKMAFPK, from the coding sequence ATGAACAAGCCTGTGTACCCGTTCCGTGAGATCGGGATAGGGCACTATCCCATGGGGAACACGCCGGTGTCGCCAGAGGACAGCAAACGGCTGCCGTCACTCATGAACTTGAATCAAGCCGCGGCAAGCTCCAAGCTGGTCTATGTACATATTCCCTTCTGTGACTCGATCTGCCCGTTCTGCCCGTACCCCAAGGCGTTCAACGAGCAGGGAGCCCGCAAGGATTATCTGGCTGCACTGTTCCGCGAGCTGGAGATGTACGGGATGACGCCGCAGATCCGCAATTGCTCAGTGGAGGCGCTATATATCGGCGGCGGGACGCCAAGCGTGCTGGACGAGGAAGAGATCACAGCGTTATTCGAGCAGCTACAGGCTACACTTCCTATGCATAATATTGAAGAGATCACATTCGAGGGCAATCCCGCCTCGTTCACCGCTGCCAAGCTGAAGCTGCTTCAGGCGCTGGGGGTGAACCGGATCAGTCTCGGGGTGCAGACATTCAACGATGAGCTGGGCAGACGTCTTGGGCTGCTTCAGACCGGTGAGGATTCCCTGCGGAGTATTCAGGATTCCAGAGAGGCGGGCATCGCGAACGTCAGCCTGGACCTGATGTACAATCTGCCGGGCCAGACGATGCAGGAATGGCTTGAGGATCTGGCGAAGGTAGTGGAGCTGGATATCGGTCATGTCACGCTGTTTCCGCTTAAGATCATTCCCGGCTTCGGTCTGGCGAAGCGCATTGCCAGCGGCGAGCTTCCGGCCTGCGGCGGACTTGAGCTGGAGCAGCAGATGTATATAGAGGCTTGCCGTTATCTGGAGTCGCAGGGCTATTCGGTGGAATCGACTTATGATTTCGTCCGGCCGGGAGGCCATCATGTGTATAGCCGTAAGCATTTTGACGATTACCTGGACCTGCTCTCTGTGGGACTGGGGGCGTTCGGCGATGTGGGCGGGTATGCCTACCAGAATGTAAAATTACTCCCTGAATATGTGAAAAATATTACATCCGGCGACCTGCCCATTGCATTAGGCTACGAAGTGAAGGCAGAGGATCTGCCTAACCAGTTCCTGGCGATGGGCCTGCGCCGTACAGCGGTTGACCGCCAGCAGTTCCGCCGCAAATTCGGCGTATACCCGGAGGAGCATTTCCCCGAGCTGTTCGACAAGTTCGTGAAGGAAGGACTGGTCGAGATCCGCGAGGACACCATCGCGCTGACGCGTTTCCACGGGCTGTTCTGGGGCAACAATGTATGTAAGGAGTTCTGCGAGGAGCAGATCAAGATGGCTTTTCCAAAATGA
- a CDS encoding spore germination protein has protein sequence MVETWLDELKQKLNHMDDAEIVELRMGTSASVHLLYIKTLIDPERLNETIIQPLHRSACSSLSSCITNAKVSEVLSIEDAEQKIMQGFILLNDSVNDQWLGVQLESPLGRAVEPSQTETVIYGAKDSFSEQIDKNITMLRRRLPITTLKTESFTIGSLSKTKVVLLYIDGLTNPEFVSLARKKIESVDFDQFLDSSQLAAFIEDHNHTVFPQFLQTDRPDACAYALGEGKLTLLVSNSPFALIAPITFFHLLQSPEDYFLRWPVASFLRLIRYGSFIVSLTMIPFYVALTTFHYQMVPLPLLYVLLESRGKLPFTPFAEGFFMIVTLEIIKEASLRMPTKTSQTLGVIGGIVIGQAAVEAGFASKVLIVLMGISAIAFFLVPNYQVTKSMVLMQILLLVLASFLGLPGIVIGLIGILAHLHALTSLGQPYLAPIAPFYGRDWNDLFIRGPLIWMKTRPKYLKPLRKWRQEMKK, from the coding sequence ATGGTTGAAACATGGCTTGATGAATTAAAACAGAAATTAAACCATATGGATGATGCCGAAATTGTTGAGCTCAGAATGGGTACCAGTGCCTCAGTCCATCTTTTATACATAAAAACGTTAATCGATCCAGAGCGTTTAAACGAGACGATTATTCAGCCACTTCATCGTTCTGCTTGCAGTTCGCTTTCTTCATGCATAACCAATGCCAAAGTTTCGGAAGTTCTATCGATCGAAGATGCTGAGCAAAAAATAATGCAAGGATTTATTCTTCTAAACGATTCAGTCAACGATCAGTGGTTAGGCGTCCAACTGGAAAGCCCTCTTGGCCGGGCAGTTGAACCTTCCCAAACGGAAACTGTTATATATGGAGCGAAAGACAGCTTCAGTGAACAAATCGATAAAAACATTACAATGTTGCGCAGACGTTTACCTATAACTACATTAAAAACGGAAAGCTTTACTATCGGTTCACTGAGTAAAACGAAAGTTGTGTTACTGTACATAGACGGTTTAACTAATCCAGAATTTGTTTCCCTTGCAAGAAAGAAAATTGAAAGTGTGGATTTCGATCAATTTTTAGACTCCTCTCAGCTTGCAGCTTTTATTGAAGATCATAACCATACGGTCTTTCCGCAGTTTCTACAAACGGATCGGCCGGATGCCTGCGCCTACGCCTTAGGTGAGGGAAAGCTGACGCTATTGGTTTCCAATTCACCGTTTGCTTTAATTGCTCCCATTACTTTTTTTCATCTACTCCAATCTCCGGAAGACTACTTCCTTCGTTGGCCGGTAGCCAGTTTTTTACGTTTAATCCGGTACGGAAGTTTTATTGTTTCTTTGACGATGATTCCTTTTTATGTTGCGTTAACGACATTTCATTACCAAATGGTTCCACTGCCGCTTCTTTACGTATTATTGGAATCGAGAGGCAAATTGCCCTTTACTCCGTTTGCGGAAGGATTTTTCATGATCGTAACGCTGGAAATCATCAAAGAAGCAAGTTTGCGAATGCCGACCAAAACCAGTCAAACTTTAGGGGTTATCGGTGGTATCGTCATTGGACAAGCTGCTGTAGAAGCAGGCTTTGCCAGTAAAGTATTGATAGTGTTGATGGGGATATCCGCTATTGCTTTCTTTTTAGTTCCCAATTATCAAGTTACAAAATCCATGGTGCTGATGCAAATTCTTCTTCTTGTCCTTGCATCGTTTCTTGGGTTGCCGGGAATCGTGATCGGGCTGATCGGGATTCTTGCACATCTCCATGCATTAACGTCATTAGGTCAACCTTATTTAGCACCGATTGCTCCTTTTTATGGAAGGGATTGGAACGATCTCTTTATCCGCGGCCCTTTAATTTGGATGAAAACGCGTCCGAAATATCTAAAACCACTACGGAAATGGCGACAGGAGATGAAGAAGTGA
- the pyk gene encoding pyruvate kinase, producing MSKTKIVCTIGPSSESPEMLRKLIQAGMNVARLNLAHGELEEHAERIRHIREAAKELNQYVAVLLDIKGPEIRIGKMASEYVELIPGETVVLTTEEVLGTKDRIQVTYKQLPQNVKPGSSILIDDGLVRLEVVNSAGTEITCLVKNGGKLKPRKGVNVPGIKTSLPGVTEKDILHIKFGAQQNIDIIAQSFVRKAADILEIKHILSQHKADHIQIIAKIENDEGLENLDAILNVADGLMVARGDLGVDLPVEEVPLVQKDMIKKCNLAGKPVITATHMLESMQMNPRPTRAEASDVANAIFDGTDSVMLSGESAAGKYPLESVETMARIAARAESVLGSYGRSNCKSNETGTNVTSAIGESVVRTALALSAKAILALTESGFTARMIAKHKPAAPVIAVSTKESVLHALSLTWGVIPMLRDESASSTDAAVEAAVELARSAGYVQNGDLVLITAGVPVGCAGTTNLLRVHRVGEGDLNMDGNSDLAAVQRRTDEHGPTTAKK from the coding sequence ATGAGTAAAACTAAAATCGTCTGTACCATCGGCCCCTCCAGCGAAAGCCCCGAAATGCTCCGTAAGCTGATCCAAGCCGGTATGAATGTCGCGCGCCTGAACTTAGCCCACGGTGAGCTGGAGGAGCACGCAGAGCGCATCCGCCACATCCGGGAAGCAGCCAAGGAACTAAACCAATATGTGGCCGTCCTGCTCGATATCAAGGGTCCGGAAATTCGTATCGGCAAAATGGCCTCGGAGTACGTGGAATTGATACCAGGAGAAACCGTGGTTCTAACCACAGAGGAAGTGCTCGGCACGAAGGACCGCATCCAAGTCACCTATAAGCAGTTACCCCAAAACGTGAAGCCTGGCAGCAGCATCCTGATCGATGACGGTCTAGTGCGTTTGGAAGTCGTAAATTCCGCAGGCACCGAGATTACCTGCCTCGTCAAGAACGGCGGCAAGCTGAAGCCACGCAAGGGCGTCAACGTTCCCGGCATCAAAACCAGTCTTCCAGGCGTAACTGAGAAGGACATCCTGCACATCAAGTTCGGCGCTCAGCAGAATATCGACATCATCGCTCAATCCTTCGTCCGCAAAGCTGCAGATATTCTCGAGATTAAACATATTCTGAGTCAACACAAGGCCGACCATATCCAAATCATCGCCAAAATTGAAAATGACGAGGGCTTGGAGAACCTGGACGCCATCCTGAACGTAGCCGACGGACTAATGGTTGCCCGCGGCGATCTGGGTGTGGACTTGCCGGTGGAGGAGGTGCCCCTGGTTCAAAAAGACATGATCAAGAAGTGTAACCTGGCCGGAAAACCGGTTATCACCGCCACTCACATGCTGGAGTCCATGCAGATGAACCCGCGTCCGACCCGTGCAGAAGCAAGTGACGTCGCCAACGCTATCTTCGATGGCACCGATTCTGTCATGCTGTCTGGTGAGTCTGCCGCAGGTAAGTACCCGCTGGAGTCCGTCGAGACCATGGCCCGCATCGCCGCCCGCGCTGAGTCCGTCCTGGGGAGCTACGGCCGCTCCAACTGCAAGAGTAACGAGACTGGCACCAACGTGACCAGCGCCATTGGCGAATCCGTTGTCCGCACTGCCCTCGCGCTCTCCGCCAAGGCTATTCTCGCCCTGACCGAAAGCGGCTTTACCGCCCGGATGATCGCCAAGCACAAGCCCGCTGCACCGGTCATCGCCGTGTCCACTAAGGAGAGCGTGCTGCATGCTCTTTCCTTGACCTGGGGTGTAATTCCTATGCTCCGTGACGAATCTGCTTCCAGCACCGATGCAGCCGTAGAAGCCGCTGTTGAACTGGCGAGGTCTGCCGGATACGTGCAAAATGGCGACTTGGTGCTCATCACCGCCGGAGTCCCTGTAGGCTGCGCCGGAACCACTAACCTTCTGCGGGTTCACCGAGTTGGGGAAGGGGATTTGAATATGGATGGAAATTCAGATTTAGCAGCGGTACAGCGGAGAACGGACGAACATGGACCTACCACAGCGAAGAAATAA
- a CDS encoding TetR/AcrR family transcriptional regulator, whose amino-acid sequence MNKQPEITDKTRQTFINVFCDLYSQKPIEKITIQEIAKRSGYNRSTFYQYFTDIYELLDYVEERVFRSIKEEMASREFSTHTFQDALQCLENAEEISILKALLGDYGSVHFIEHLKREIPFERLIVDLPANEALAPYIIEFYISTLMSMFRLWIRNDKDLSSEELVKLIDTLFTNGIGTTVIP is encoded by the coding sequence ATGAATAAGCAACCTGAAATTACGGATAAAACAAGACAAACCTTCATCAATGTATTCTGCGATTTATATAGCCAGAAACCCATTGAAAAAATAACCATCCAAGAGATCGCTAAGCGATCAGGATATAACCGCAGTACCTTTTATCAATATTTTACGGATATCTATGAGTTGTTGGATTACGTGGAAGAGCGTGTTTTTAGATCCATTAAAGAGGAAATGGCAAGCAGAGAGTTCTCCACACATACCTTCCAAGATGCACTTCAATGCCTGGAGAATGCAGAGGAAATTTCAATCCTGAAAGCCCTCTTGGGCGACTATGGTTCTGTTCATTTTATCGAACATCTGAAAAGAGAAATTCCTTTTGAGCGATTAATTGTCGACCTTCCGGCAAATGAAGCTTTAGCACCCTATATCATTGAGTTTTACATATCCACACTAATGTCGATGTTTCGCCTGTGGATACGGAATGACAAAGATCTGTCGTCGGAAGAATTGGTCAAGCTGATAGATACCCTATTTACTAATGGGATTGGGACGACGGTGATTCCTTAA